A window of the Janthinobacterium agaricidamnosum NBRC 102515 = DSM 9628 genome harbors these coding sequences:
- a CDS encoding Mth938-like domain-containing protein, producing the protein MKLHPSNTKQYQTVTGYDDSGVEINAVHYNKSLVVLPETAPRDWDVQTFADLTAEHFAQILADEPDVVILGTGARQRFVHPKLSAALTMRRIGVECMDNHAACRTYNILMGEGRKVTLALIIENGVAAP; encoded by the coding sequence TCCATCCCAGCAATACCAAACAATACCAGACCGTCACCGGCTACGACGACAGCGGCGTCGAAATCAATGCCGTCCACTACAACAAAAGCCTGGTCGTGCTGCCGGAAACCGCGCCGCGCGACTGGGATGTGCAAACGTTCGCCGATTTGACGGCCGAACATTTTGCGCAAATCCTGGCCGACGAGCCGGACGTGGTAATCCTCGGCACCGGCGCGCGCCAGCGCTTCGTGCACCCGAAACTGAGCGCCGCGCTGACCATGCGCCGCATCGGCGTCGAATGCATGGATAACCACGCCGCCTGCCGCACCTACAATATCCTGATGGGCGAAGGCCGCAAGGTCACGCTGGCGCTGATCATCGAGAATGGCGTGGCCGCGCCATGA